From Virgibacillus natechei, the proteins below share one genomic window:
- a CDS encoding endonuclease MutS2: protein MNDRILRVLEFQKIIEQLNNQAATSLGKDLSSKLKPSTDITEVQELQKETDEAAQIVRMNFTIPLGGISDIRASLTRSQIGGVLGTGEALDVANTIYGGRQVKRFIEDMDEEEEIPILRGLVMQISPLKDLEKYIKSCIDDHGHVMDSASQKLRSIRSSIRTFESRVRDKLDSYTKSNSSMLSDSIITIRNERYVLPVKQEHRGSIGGIVHDQSASGQTLFMEPKAVVDLNNQLQEARIKEKQEIEQILQEISELIASEETFLHENVMVLGKIDFMFARAKLGQQMKAAMPKMNDKGIIKMKQARHPLISMDEVVANDVEIGEAYTSIVITGPNTGGKTVTLKMVGLCTLMTQSGLQIPALDGCEMAVFENVFADIGDEQSIEQDLSTFSSHMTNIVDILEHVDHKTLVLFDELGAGTDPQEGAALAMSILDETVSRNAIILATTHYPELKAYGYNRENVVNASVEFDIETLKPTYRLLIGVPGRSNAFEISKRLGLSDVVIEQAKDHVGVDSTSVENMIASLEKSQLDAEKDYQEAHQILLESENLRDDIRKYWKQFEQKREDLYKKAEEKAEKALTKAREEAELIVDEVRSMKTNTQLKEHEWIEAKKMLEDAVPNLSSKQAKDTHKHKPSLTNVEITLGDEVKLLKVNQIGTVLEKVSEKEYLVQVGMMKVKVKHKDLQLVEKQKEKVEKPVATIKGSNTHVKTELDLRGERFENALFKLEKYIDDTLLAGYSKVSIIHGKGTGALRKGVQEFVNKHPSIRASRAGSSGEGGSGVTIIEFH, encoded by the coding sequence ATGAACGATAGAATTCTCCGTGTACTGGAATTCCAAAAGATAATTGAGCAATTAAATAACCAGGCAGCAACTTCTTTAGGCAAAGACTTGTCCTCTAAACTAAAACCATCTACGGACATAACGGAAGTTCAAGAATTGCAAAAGGAAACCGACGAAGCTGCGCAAATTGTGCGCATGAACTTCACTATACCATTAGGTGGAATTTCCGATATTAGAGCGAGTCTTACAAGAAGCCAGATAGGTGGTGTTTTGGGTACAGGGGAAGCCCTTGATGTTGCCAATACAATTTATGGTGGAAGACAAGTCAAACGTTTTATTGAGGATATGGACGAAGAGGAAGAGATCCCAATTCTAAGAGGTCTTGTCATGCAAATCTCCCCGTTAAAGGATTTGGAAAAGTATATCAAAAGCTGTATTGACGATCATGGTCATGTGATGGATAGTGCTTCTCAAAAACTTCGTAGTATTCGTTCCTCCATTCGTACATTTGAAAGTAGAGTGCGTGACAAACTGGATAGTTATACAAAATCAAACAGCAGCATGCTATCAGATTCTATCATCACCATAAGAAATGAACGATATGTACTACCTGTTAAACAAGAGCATCGTGGTTCTATTGGAGGAATTGTTCACGATCAGTCAGCTTCAGGCCAAACTTTATTTATGGAACCTAAAGCTGTCGTGGACCTTAATAACCAATTACAAGAAGCTAGGATAAAAGAAAAACAGGAAATTGAACAAATTTTACAGGAAATAAGTGAACTCATAGCAAGCGAGGAAACATTTTTACATGAGAATGTTATGGTATTAGGCAAGATTGATTTCATGTTTGCTCGTGCCAAGCTTGGACAGCAAATGAAAGCTGCAATGCCAAAAATGAATGATAAAGGTATTATTAAAATGAAACAAGCACGGCATCCGTTGATTTCAATGGATGAAGTAGTTGCAAATGATGTGGAAATAGGAGAAGCATATACGTCAATTGTCATTACAGGACCAAATACAGGCGGGAAAACAGTTACCTTAAAAATGGTAGGATTATGTACATTAATGACTCAATCTGGTTTACAAATCCCTGCATTAGATGGATGTGAAATGGCTGTATTTGAAAATGTGTTTGCAGACATTGGGGATGAGCAGTCGATTGAACAGGACTTAAGTACATTCTCTTCTCATATGACAAATATTGTCGATATTTTAGAACATGTCGACCATAAAACACTTGTATTATTTGATGAGCTGGGTGCCGGCACTGATCCACAAGAAGGTGCTGCGTTGGCGATGTCGATTTTGGATGAAACCGTATCGAGGAATGCCATTATATTAGCTACTACGCACTACCCTGAACTGAAAGCCTATGGATACAACAGGGAGAACGTTGTGAACGCATCTGTCGAGTTTGATATCGAAACACTTAAACCAACCTACCGTTTATTGATAGGCGTTCCAGGGAGAAGTAATGCTTTTGAAATATCCAAACGTTTGGGTTTAAGTGATGTTGTTATTGAACAGGCTAAAGATCATGTAGGTGTAGATTCAACAAGTGTTGAAAATATGATCGCCTCTTTGGAAAAGTCTCAATTGGATGCAGAGAAAGATTACCAGGAAGCGCATCAAATTTTACTCGAGAGTGAAAATCTAAGGGATGATATTCGTAAGTATTGGAAACAGTTTGAGCAAAAGCGGGAAGATTTATATAAGAAAGCAGAAGAAAAAGCAGAGAAGGCACTGACTAAAGCTCGTGAAGAGGCAGAATTAATCGTTGATGAAGTTCGTTCAATGAAAACCAATACACAATTAAAAGAACATGAATGGATCGAAGCGAAGAAAATGCTGGAAGATGCCGTTCCTAATCTATCCAGCAAACAAGCTAAGGATACCCATAAACATAAGCCAAGCCTAACGAATGTAGAAATAACTTTAGGTGATGAAGTTAAATTGTTAAAGGTAAATCAAATAGGGACCGTGCTGGAAAAAGTTAGTGAGAAGGAATATCTCGTACAGGTTGGGATGATGAAAGTTAAAGTAAAGCATAAGGATCTCCAACTCGTTGAGAAGCAAAAAGAAAAAGTTGAAAAACCAGTAGCGACGATTAAAGGTTCAAATACCCATGTGAAAACAGAACTGGATTTACGGGGCGAACGCTTTGAAAATGCATTATTTAAATTGGAAAAATATATCGATGATACACTGCTTGCTGGATATTCAAAGGTTTCCATTATTCACGGCAAAGGAACTGGCGCACTACGAAAAGGTGTGCAGGAGTTTGTAAACAAACATCCAAGTATTAGAGCATCAAGAGCTGGATCCTCGGGTGAGGGTGGAAGTGGTGTAACTATTATTGAATTTCATT
- the polX gene encoding DNA polymerase/3'-5' exonuclease PolX: protein MTINKKDVIKLLEKIAVYQELKGESPFKISAYRNAAQALERDDRSLERIDDFTKLKGIGKGTSTVIEAYIQTGTSETLQELEQEIPKGLLPLLELPGLGGKKLAKLYQELNVTDRETLKTVCENGEVEKLAGFGKKSVEKIITALEESGKRPERLPIALMLPIAEKIETYIHHIAEVENYSRAGSLRRMRETIKDIDFIIATKQPQKVRDTLLEMDHVKEVIAKGDTKVSIILDDIYDINVDFRLVTSSEFASTLHHFTGSKDHNVAMRQLAKARGEKINEYGIEIEESNTVMTFSTEKEFYNHFGLTYIPPEVRENTGEVEAFEKNMPLIELGDIRGDLHMHTTWSDGAQSLEEMVNQVRHMGYEFMAITDHSKYLRVAGGLDETRLRRQREEIAKLNETYQDIHIFSGVEMDILPDGNLDFSTEFLREMDIVIGAIHSSFNQSQDKIMDRLYAALDNPYVSIIAHPTGRLIGRRDGYNVDLEKLMQRAKETETALEINANPNRLDISSEWARKAQELGVTLAVNTDAHSYEMLDHMKYGVGTARKGWLQKETIMNTWSKEKLIDYFNRNK from the coding sequence ATGACTATAAATAAAAAAGATGTTATTAAACTACTCGAAAAAATAGCAGTTTATCAGGAACTAAAAGGGGAAAGCCCGTTTAAAATTTCTGCCTATCGAAATGCAGCCCAAGCGCTTGAAAGAGATGACCGCTCATTGGAGCGCATCGATGATTTTACGAAATTAAAGGGAATCGGAAAAGGAACCAGTACTGTAATCGAAGCGTATATCCAAACGGGAACATCCGAAACGTTGCAAGAATTGGAACAAGAAATTCCTAAAGGCTTGCTACCATTACTTGAACTTCCTGGTTTAGGTGGAAAAAAATTAGCTAAATTGTATCAAGAACTTAACGTTACAGATAGAGAGACATTAAAAACAGTATGTGAAAATGGGGAAGTAGAGAAACTAGCAGGATTTGGTAAAAAGTCGGTAGAGAAAATAATAACAGCTCTGGAAGAATCAGGAAAACGTCCGGAGCGTTTACCAATTGCTTTAATGCTTCCAATTGCAGAAAAGATTGAAACATATATACATCATATTGCTGAAGTGGAAAACTACTCTCGTGCTGGAAGTCTACGTAGAATGCGCGAAACGATTAAAGATATTGATTTCATCATTGCAACGAAACAACCTCAGAAAGTCCGGGACACTCTATTGGAGATGGATCATGTAAAGGAAGTTATTGCAAAAGGGGACACAAAAGTATCGATCATTCTAGATGATATTTATGATATTAATGTGGACTTCCGACTTGTTACCAGTAGTGAATTTGCTTCCACGCTTCATCATTTTACTGGCTCAAAGGATCATAATGTTGCAATGCGACAACTCGCTAAAGCGCGTGGAGAAAAAATAAATGAGTATGGAATCGAAATTGAAGAATCCAATACGGTTATGACCTTCTCCACAGAAAAAGAATTTTACAATCACTTTGGATTAACCTATATTCCTCCGGAAGTGAGGGAGAATACAGGAGAGGTGGAAGCATTTGAGAAAAATATGCCGCTTATAGAATTAGGTGACATTCGTGGTGATTTACATATGCACACAACTTGGAGTGATGGCGCACAGTCATTAGAAGAAATGGTGAATCAGGTACGTCATATGGGGTATGAATTTATGGCAATTACAGACCACTCTAAGTATTTACGGGTTGCAGGCGGATTGGATGAGACGAGACTGCGAAGACAACGTGAGGAAATAGCTAAATTAAATGAAACGTATCAGGATATTCATATATTTTCCGGTGTAGAAATGGATATTTTACCAGACGGAAACCTTGATTTTTCAACTGAATTTCTACGGGAAATGGATATTGTAATCGGAGCTATCCACTCGAGTTTTAATCAGAGCCAAGATAAAATCATGGATCGATTATATGCAGCACTTGACAATCCATATGTATCCATCATTGCTCATCCAACTGGCCGATTGATCGGACGACGTGATGGTTATAATGTTGATTTAGAAAAATTAATGCAACGAGCAAAGGAAACAGAAACGGCACTTGAAATTAATGCAAACCCTAATAGGTTAGATATCTCTTCAGAATGGGCGCGTAAAGCTCAAGAATTGGGTGTTACATTAGCGGTGAATACAGATGCTCATAGTTACGAGATGCTTGACCATATGAAATATGGTGTTGGGACTGCAAGAAAAGGCTGGCTGCAAAAAGAAACGATAATGAATACATGGTCAAAAGAAAAACTTATTGATTACTTTAACCGTAATAAGTAA
- a CDS encoding CvpA family protein: MFDLILIVLLILGFLIGLRRGFILQLFHLVGFVVAFIVAVLYYDVLGERISLWIPYPQISNDSAWAEFLQSLPLESGFYNAIAFAIIFFAVKILLQIIASMLDFVAYLPVLKSINKILGAVLGFLEIYLILFIVLYILALTPVEGIQSWINNSFIALFIIENTPYFSDKITDLWFTHVPNLFNN; this comes from the coding sequence ATGTTTGATTTAATTTTAATCGTATTACTGATTTTGGGTTTTTTAATTGGTTTACGAAGAGGGTTCATTTTACAATTATTTCATTTAGTCGGTTTTGTTGTAGCATTCATTGTTGCTGTTCTCTACTACGATGTTCTTGGAGAACGGATTTCACTGTGGATACCATACCCACAGATATCCAATGACAGTGCATGGGCTGAATTCCTTCAATCCCTCCCACTCGAAAGCGGATTTTACAATGCAATTGCTTTTGCCATCATTTTCTTTGCTGTTAAAATATTATTACAAATTATAGCTTCAATGCTCGACTTCGTAGCATATTTACCTGTGTTAAAATCTATTAATAAAATACTGGGTGCAGTTTTAGGTTTTTTAGAAATTTACCTTATTCTTTTCATTGTTCTTTACATCCTTGCTTTAACCCCTGTTGAAGGAATACAATCATGGATAAATAATTCATTTATAGCATTATTTATAATAGAGAACACACCATATTTTTCAGATAAAATAACTGATTTATGGTTTACACATGTGCCCAACTTATTTAATAACTAG
- the zapA gene encoding cell division protein ZapA, with amino-acid sequence MAHNNKKRVTVEIHNKSYTIIGEESASHVEMVASLVDQKMRDIQEKNENLDTTKLAVLTAVNTMNDYLKLKEDYAKLAGSLNRKEDK; translated from the coding sequence GTGGCTCATAACAATAAAAAACGCGTGACAGTAGAGATACACAATAAATCTTACACAATAATTGGCGAAGAATCTGCAAGCCACGTAGAAATGGTTGCAAGTTTGGTAGACCAAAAAATGAGGGACATTCAAGAAAAGAATGAAAATCTTGATACAACGAAACTTGCTGTTCTTACTGCTGTCAATACAATGAATGATTATTTAAAACTTAAAGAGGACTATGCTAAATTGGCAGGTTCGTTAAATAGGAAAGAGGATAAATAA
- the pheT gene encoding phenylalanine--tRNA ligase subunit beta: MFVSLNWLRNYVDLGNLTPEELAEKITKSGIEVDGIEYIAEKSNDVVIGYVETCERHPNADKLSLCSVDVGEEKLQIICGAPNIMQGQKVAVAQPGSVLPGNFKIKKTKLRGVESNGMICSMQELGLKEQYLPKDITDGIVVLPDDAIIGESVSPLLNLDDAVLEFDLTPNRADSLSMLGVAYEVAAILDKPILLPDEDVEVSDEDANAYINVEIEDTDLNPYYGAFMIKNLVIKPSPPWIANYLMASGIRPINNVVDITNYVLLEYGQPLHAFDYDRLQSEKILVRTAKQGEKLVTLDEKERILSKDHLVITDGNDPIALAGVMGGASTEVTEETTTVLLEAAYFAPTAVRKTVQDTGLRSESSSRFEKGIDPNRVKAAGLRACQLLQQYAEGEVLGNAVEIDQLNYTEKTVEMNVDEINNRLGTAISTVEIVHILNKLRFNFRQNDKDFIVYAPTRRQDIKIFEDMLEEVARIYGYDNLPFTLPMGASHAGSLTERQQLKRNVKNYLQSVGLMETMTYSLTNKHYISTLISPEIKAKDPKPVELAMPMSEDHKYLRLSILPELLSTLAYNQARNQIDLSYYELGSIFISNEKEVTEQPDEHLRLAGALTGKWLEHQWQQEKKEVDFYVVKGIVEGLFDYLNIPVTFEQAKLPKMHPGRCATVVVHNKTIGFVGQLHPIQAKNRNVKETYVFDVNMEEVFAAYNNEPSYNQIPKYPSVTRDIAFTLDDHVVAGEVKSTIEEIGAPLVKNVQIFDVYQGDNLAEGKKSIAYSLLYQHPDKTLKDHEVEESYQKIIETVNTKFNAHVRS; encoded by the coding sequence ATGTTCGTATCATTAAACTGGTTAAGAAATTATGTTGATTTAGGAAATCTAACCCCAGAGGAACTGGCTGAAAAAATCACTAAATCCGGGATTGAAGTAGATGGAATTGAATATATAGCTGAAAAAAGCAACGACGTGGTTATTGGTTATGTCGAAACCTGTGAAAGACACCCTAATGCGGATAAGCTAAGCCTTTGCAGCGTCGATGTTGGTGAAGAAAAACTACAAATCATATGCGGAGCTCCAAATATCATGCAAGGCCAAAAGGTAGCTGTCGCTCAGCCTGGTTCTGTTTTACCTGGAAATTTTAAAATCAAAAAAACGAAATTACGTGGTGTGGAATCAAATGGTATGATTTGTTCCATGCAAGAACTAGGACTGAAAGAACAATACCTGCCAAAAGATATCACAGATGGAATCGTTGTTCTTCCTGACGATGCCATCATCGGTGAAAGTGTTAGTCCATTATTAAATTTGGATGATGCTGTACTGGAATTTGATTTAACCCCAAACCGGGCTGACAGTTTGTCTATGCTGGGTGTCGCTTATGAAGTAGCTGCAATTTTAGATAAACCGATTCTCCTGCCGGATGAAGATGTGGAAGTAAGTGACGAGGACGCGAACGCGTACATTAATGTAGAGATCGAAGATACTGATTTGAATCCGTATTATGGCGCATTTATGATTAAAAATCTTGTAATAAAACCTTCCCCACCATGGATTGCTAACTATTTGATGGCTTCCGGGATTCGTCCGATCAACAATGTTGTTGATATTACAAATTATGTATTACTTGAATACGGACAACCGTTACATGCTTTTGATTACGATCGACTTCAATCTGAAAAAATACTGGTGCGAACAGCTAAGCAAGGAGAAAAGCTAGTTACACTAGATGAAAAAGAACGAATTTTATCAAAAGATCACCTTGTGATAACGGATGGAAATGATCCTATTGCGCTAGCTGGTGTGATGGGGGGAGCAAGTACTGAAGTAACGGAAGAAACCACAACTGTTTTATTGGAAGCGGCCTATTTTGCACCAACTGCTGTACGAAAAACAGTGCAAGATACGGGGTTACGCAGTGAATCGAGTAGCCGTTTTGAAAAAGGTATTGATCCTAACCGTGTGAAGGCTGCGGGACTTAGAGCCTGCCAGTTGTTACAGCAATATGCCGAAGGAGAAGTTCTTGGAAACGCTGTTGAAATTGATCAACTGAATTATACAGAAAAAACAGTAGAAATGAATGTGGATGAAATTAACAACCGACTGGGAACAGCAATTTCAACCGTAGAAATCGTCCATATTTTAAATAAGCTCCGTTTCAATTTCAGGCAGAATGATAAAGACTTTATCGTCTATGCACCTACACGGCGTCAGGATATTAAGATATTTGAAGATATGTTAGAAGAAGTTGCCCGGATTTATGGGTATGATAATTTACCATTCACATTGCCAATGGGAGCATCACATGCCGGATCGCTAACTGAGCGTCAACAATTAAAGCGAAATGTGAAAAACTATCTGCAAAGCGTCGGGCTGATGGAAACGATGACATATTCTTTAACAAACAAGCATTATATTTCAACATTAATCAGTCCAGAAATTAAGGCTAAAGATCCGAAACCTGTTGAACTAGCAATGCCAATGAGTGAGGATCATAAATATCTGCGTTTAAGCATATTGCCGGAATTATTAAGCACATTAGCTTATAATCAGGCCAGAAATCAAATAGACCTGAGCTATTACGAACTTGGTTCCATATTTATTTCAAATGAAAAAGAGGTAACAGAACAACCAGACGAACACTTACGATTAGCCGGAGCATTAACAGGAAAGTGGCTGGAACACCAATGGCAACAAGAGAAGAAGGAAGTAGATTTTTATGTTGTGAAAGGAATCGTAGAAGGGTTATTTGATTATCTAAACATTCCGGTTACATTTGAACAAGCAAAGCTTCCTAAAATGCATCCTGGCAGATGTGCAACAGTAGTTGTTCATAATAAAACCATTGGCTTCGTTGGCCAATTACATCCAATCCAGGCGAAAAATAGGAATGTAAAAGAAACGTATGTGTTTGATGTGAACATGGAGGAGGTATTTGCAGCTTACAACAATGAGCCAAGCTATAATCAAATACCAAAATATCCATCTGTTACACGAGATATTGCTTTCACCTTAGATGATCATGTAGTAGCAGGTGAAGTAAAGTCTACGATCGAAGAAATAGGGGCACCACTTGTGAAAAACGTGCAAATTTTTGATGTTTATCAAGGTGATAATTTAGCCGAAGGTAAGAAATCGATCGCTTATAGCTTACTCTATCAGCACCCTGATAAAACATTGAAAGACCATGAAGTAGAAGAATCCTATCAAAAAATTATAGAGACCGTAAATACTAAATTTAATGCACATGTTCGATCATAA
- the pheS gene encoding phenylalanine--tRNA ligase subunit alpha has translation MKDQLEAIQKEALESIDNSQEMKELQAIKVTYLGKKGSLTSVLRGMGKLPAEERPVVGEIANRVRETITDALDEKNDKLESEALEKQLETEAIDVTLPGRPVQVGGPHLLTNIIEEIEDLFIGMGFEVREGPEVETDYFNFEALNLPEGHPARDMHDTFYITNDLLLRTHTSPVQARTMLGYDGDSSVKMICPGKVYRRDTDDATHSHQFTQIEGLYVDKNVRMSDLKGILDVFAKKMFGEDREIRLRPSFFPFTEPSVEMDISCKVCEGAGCSICKKTGWIEILGGGMVHPNVLEMAGYDPEIYSGFAFGMGPDRIAMLKYGVDDIRQFYTNDKRFLKQYHNA, from the coding sequence ATGAAAGATCAATTAGAAGCAATTCAAAAAGAAGCACTGGAAAGTATAGATAATTCCCAAGAAATGAAAGAGCTTCAAGCTATTAAAGTTACATATTTAGGAAAAAAAGGTTCTTTAACTAGCGTATTAAGAGGGATGGGAAAGCTACCTGCAGAAGAACGGCCCGTAGTTGGTGAAATTGCCAACCGTGTAAGAGAGACGATCACGGATGCGCTGGATGAGAAAAACGACAAACTTGAATCAGAAGCACTGGAAAAACAATTGGAAACAGAGGCGATTGATGTTACGTTACCTGGACGACCTGTACAAGTAGGTGGACCACATTTATTAACAAACATCATTGAAGAGATAGAGGATTTATTTATTGGAATGGGATTTGAGGTAAGGGAAGGTCCTGAAGTAGAAACGGATTATTTTAATTTCGAAGCATTAAATTTACCAGAAGGGCACCCTGCAAGAGATATGCATGATACATTTTACATTACAAATGATTTGTTATTACGTACACATACGTCTCCAGTACAAGCAAGAACCATGCTTGGCTATGATGGTGATAGTTCTGTGAAAATGATTTGTCCTGGAAAAGTTTACAGACGTGACACGGATGATGCGACACATTCTCATCAATTCACACAAATCGAAGGCCTTTATGTCGATAAGAATGTCCGCATGAGTGACTTGAAAGGAATATTAGATGTATTCGCAAAGAAAATGTTTGGAGAGGACCGTGAAATAAGGCTGCGACCAAGCTTTTTCCCATTTACAGAGCCTTCCGTTGAGATGGATATTTCATGCAAGGTTTGTGAAGGAGCAGGTTGTTCCATATGTAAAAAAACGGGTTGGATTGAAATTTTAGGTGGCGGAATGGTTCATCCAAATGTCTTGGAAATGGCTGGATATGATCCCGAAATATATAGTGGATTTGCGTTTGGTATGGGCCCTGATCGTATTGCTATGTTGAAATATGGTGTGGATGATATTCGCCAATTTTATACGAACGATAAACGATTTTTAAAACAGTATCATAATGCGTAG
- a CDS encoding TrmH family RNA methyltransferase: MITSVKNNKVKAWRKLHKRKERTDSGTFLIEGLHLLEEAKDSDWTILEIIVQDTIELPDWSTEFSIEVVSDHVFQHISQTKTPQGIAAVVGIHFPDKWTGNHMLLIDSVQDPGNLGTIIRTADASGFSGIVLGNETVDLYNDKVIRSTQGSIFHIPIYQANLQEEIVQLKKNGFNVWATALMNARSYNEVEVSEKVALIVGNEGAGVQSELLQLADTIVNIPIYGKAESLNVSVAAGILMYHVKMVASYK; encoded by the coding sequence ATGATTACATCAGTGAAAAATAATAAGGTCAAGGCGTGGCGTAAGTTACATAAAAGAAAAGAGCGTACGGATTCAGGAACGTTTCTCATTGAAGGTCTTCATTTACTTGAAGAAGCTAAGGATAGTGATTGGACGATTCTGGAGATTATTGTTCAAGATACGATTGAATTACCAGATTGGAGCACGGAATTCTCTATTGAAGTGGTAAGCGATCATGTTTTTCAACATATATCTCAAACAAAAACCCCACAGGGAATAGCTGCAGTTGTGGGTATACATTTCCCTGATAAGTGGACTGGTAATCATATGCTTCTGATTGATTCGGTACAGGATCCTGGAAATTTGGGAACAATCATTAGAACCGCTGATGCCAGTGGATTTAGTGGAATTGTCTTAGGTAATGAAACCGTTGATTTGTATAATGATAAAGTAATCCGTTCAACACAAGGATCTATTTTTCATATTCCAATTTATCAAGCAAATCTTCAAGAAGAAATCGTTCAATTAAAGAAGAATGGATTTAATGTATGGGCTACTGCACTTATGAATGCACGGAGCTATAATGAAGTGGAGGTCTCTGAAAAGGTAGCATTAATTGTCGGGAATGAAGGTGCGGGAGTTCAAAGTGAATTATTACAACTAGCAGACACTATTGTTAATATTCCAATATATGGAAAAGCCGAGTCCCTTAATGTGAGTGTGGCAGCAGGTATTTTAATGTACCACGTAAAAATGGTTGCAAGCTACAAGTAA
- the sspI gene encoding small acid-soluble spore protein SspI, protein MDLNLRKAILSNISTNDQDQLEATISEAIQDGEEKMLPGLGVMFELIWKQSADQDKQEMVDALEQGVKQAVDTE, encoded by the coding sequence ATGGATCTAAATTTACGAAAAGCAATTCTATCCAATATTTCTACAAATGATCAAGATCAACTGGAAGCCACCATCTCAGAAGCAATTCAAGATGGAGAAGAGAAAATGCTGCCAGGACTAGGGGTTATGTTTGAATTAATCTGGAAACAATCAGCTGATCAGGACAAACAAGAAATGGTGGATGCATTAGAACAAGGTGTCAAACAAGCTGTAGACACAGAATAA
- a CDS encoding lytic transglycosylase domain-containing protein — MEIRNLQQIVQNKTTSHLTPTDSSTQQSPFISTFEQMFQQKLSETRARSSIPMQQHNFGSSVENTYPFYNTTGIANPVSPTQFDNNITQSARKYGIDEKLIHSVIEAESNYNANAKSHAGAEGLMQLMPETAKGLGVTNSFDPGQNIDGGTKYLSQMLNRYNGNVKLSLAAYNAGPGNVDKYQGIPPFDETQNYVQKVMNSYQA, encoded by the coding sequence ATGGAAATAAGAAATTTACAGCAAATAGTCCAAAACAAAACGACGTCTCATTTAACACCTACTGATTCATCCACCCAGCAATCCCCGTTTATCAGCACATTTGAACAAATGTTTCAGCAAAAATTAAGCGAGACGAGAGCACGTAGTAGTATACCAATGCAGCAGCATAATTTTGGAAGCAGTGTCGAAAATACATATCCATTTTATAATACTACAGGAATTGCAAACCCTGTATCCCCAACGCAATTTGATAACAATATTACTCAATCAGCCAGAAAGTATGGTATTGACGAGAAGCTCATTCATTCTGTTATTGAGGCAGAATCCAATTATAATGCAAATGCCAAAAGCCATGCTGGGGCAGAAGGGTTGATGCAATTAATGCCTGAAACAGCAAAAGGACTCGGAGTTACCAATTCGTTTGATCCAGGGCAAAATATAGATGGTGGTACAAAATATTTAAGTCAAATGCTAAATCGTTATAATGGTAACGTTAAATTATCCCTAGCTGCATATAACGCAGGACCAGGAAATGTGGATAAATACCAGGGAATCCCACCATTTGATGAAACACAGAATTATGTACAAAAAGTGATGAATTCATACCAAGCATAG